A genomic region of Magnolia sinica isolate HGM2019 chromosome 6, MsV1, whole genome shotgun sequence contains the following coding sequences:
- the LOC131248633 gene encoding uncharacterized protein LOC131248633, producing MRSKEIEISGKKLTVHELHDICDQCTGRALTGSWVWDSAIYLSEWMASQGLVEFQIEGKTVVELGAGTGLPGLVAASLGAGRVVLTDVAPLLPGLQRSVEANGFSDRVEVRELVWGSDETWLSEVDLVLMSDVFYDTSEMPALAKTLSGLCGGGTTVWSASEVRTQTGECLELLKGEGFGVVELALVPSKAAADDLEEENLFAIFLLTPPHLLCSLDKEWSECSARP from the coding sequence ATGAGATCTAAGGAAATCGAGATTTCAGGAAAGAAGCTAACCGTCCACGAACTCCACGATATCTGCGACCAATGCACGGGAAGAGCACTCACCGGTTCCTGGGTCTGGGACTCAGCGATCTACCTTTCTGAGTGGATGGCGAGTCAGGGCCTAGTCGAGTTCCAGATCGAAGGCAAAACGGTCGTCGAATTGGGGGCAGGAACAGGACTTCCAGGACTGGTCGCCGCGTCATTAGGCGCAGGCCGAGTCGTTTTAACAGACGTAGCGCCTCTGCTGCCAGGTCTGCAGAGGAGCGTTGAGGCGAACGGGTTCAGTGACCGAGTCGAGGTGCGCGAGCTGGTGTGGGGATCGGACGAGACGTGGCTCAGCGAGGTGGATTTGGTGCTGATGTCGGATGTCTTCTACGATACTTCGGAGATGCCAGCGCTGGCGAAGACGCTGAGCGGGTTGTGTGGGGGAGGGACTACGGTGTGGTCGGCGAGCGAGGTTCGGACGCAGACAGGCGAGTGTTTGGAGCTGTTGAAAGGGGAAGGGTTTGGAGTGGTTGAGTTGGCTCTGGTGCCGTCGAAGGCAGCAGCGGATGATTTGGAGGAGGAGAATTTGTTTGCTATTTTCCTTCTTACCCCGCCTCACCTCCTTTGTAGCTTGGATAAGGAGTGGAGCGAATGCTCGGCTCGTCCATGA